A genome region from Manis pentadactyla isolate mManPen7 chromosome 5, mManPen7.hap1, whole genome shotgun sequence includes the following:
- the BMP3 gene encoding bone morphogenetic protein 3 — protein sequence MAEARRLLWLWLGCLCGSLALGERLKQRFPELYRVVPGERPAGGGSDPALQPHDKVSEHMLRLYDRYSGGGRAEAAETPGSSERGLRPRRPQPVREGNTVRSFRAGAAGTLESKGLHIFNLTSLTKSENILSATLYFYIGELINISLSCPVSQGCSHHAQRKHIQIDLSAWILKSNRNQSQLLHHLSVDVATPHRDFVYWLSKDISQLLRRAKENEEFLIGFNITSKGHQLPKKMLPFPEPYILVYANDAAISEPESVVSSLQGHRNLPTGTVSKLDSRMRAAFSMERRKKRSTGILLPLQNNELPGAEYQYKEEGVWEERNQYKTLQTQPPEKSKNKKKQRKGPHQKSQTLQFDEQTLKKARRKQWIEPRNCARRYLKVDFADIGWSEWIISPKSFDAYYCSGACQFPMPKSLKPSNHATIQSIVRAVGVVPGIPEPCCVPEKMSSLSILFFDENKNVVLKVYPNMTVESCACR from the exons ATGGCTGAGGCGCGCAGGCTGCTCTGGCTGTGGCTGGGCTGCTTGTGCGGGAGCCTGGCGCTGGGAGAGAGGCTGAAGCAGCGTTTCCCGGAGCTCTACAGGGTTGTGCCAGGAGAGCGCCCGGCAGGTGGTGGCTCTGACCCCGCGCTGCAGCCCCACGACAAGGTGTCAGAGCACATGCTGCGGCTCTATGACAGGTACAGCGGCGGCGGCAGGGCCGAGGCGGCAGAGACACCAGGGTCCTCGGAGCGGGGCTTGCGGCCCCGGCGCCCGCAGCCCGTGCGCGAAGGAAACACAGTTCGCAGCTTTCGAGCTGGAGCAGCAG gaACCCTTGAGAGCAAGGGACTGCATATTTTTAACTTGACTTCTCTAACCAAGTCTGAAAACATTTTATCTGCCACACTGTATTTCTATATTGGAGAGCTAATAAATATCAGCCTGAGTTGTCCAGTGTCCCAAGGATGCTCACATCATGCTCAGAGAAAACACATCCAGATCGATCTCTCTGCATGGATTCTTAAATCCAACAGAAACCAAAGTCAACTTCTGCATCATCTTTCAGTAGATGTAGCCACACCTCACCGAGACTTTGTGTACTGGCTATCAAAAGACATCAGTCAACTCTTGAGGAGGGCCAAGGAAAATGAGGAGTTCCTTATAGGATTCAACATTACCTCCAAAGGGCACCAGCTGCCAAAGAAGATGTTACCTTTTCCTGAGCCTTATATCCTGGTGTATGCTAACGACGCTGCCATTTCTGAGCCTGAGAGTGTGGTATCAAGCTTGCAAGGACACCGGAATTTGCCCACTGGAACTGTGTCAAAACTAGATAGCCGTATGAGGGCTGCCTTTTCTATGGAACGGAGGAAGAAGCGCTCTACTGGGATCCTGCTGCCTCTACAGAACAATGAGCTTCCTGGGGCAGAATATCAGTATAAGGAGGAAGGGGTATGGGAAGAAAGAAATCAGTATAAGACCCTTCAGACTCAGCCCCCTGAGAagagtaaaaacaaaaagaaacagagaaagggaCCTCACCAGAAGAGCCAGACACTCCAGTTTGATGAACAGACCCTGAAGAAGGCAAGAAGAAAGCAATGGATCGAGCCTAGGAATTGTGCCAGGCGATACCTTAAAGTGGACTTTGCGGATATTGGCTGGAGTGAATGGATTATCTCCCCTAAGTCCTTTGATGCCTATTATTGCTCCGGAGCATGCCAGTTTCCCATGCCAAAG TCTTTGAAGCCGTCAAATCATGCTACCATCCAGAGTATAGTGAGAGCTGTGGGGGTGGTTCCTGGAATCCCTGAGCCTTGCTGTGTGCCAGAAAAGATGTCCTCACTCAGCATCTTATTCTTTGATGAAAATAAGAATGTGGTACTTAAAGTATATCCTAACATGACAGTAGAGTCCTGTGCTTGCAGATAA